Genomic window (Myxococcales bacterium):
CGCCGGCCCTGCCGGCTGGCGCCGGGCGCGCTCGATGAGGTCGACGCCTACCTCGCCATGCTGCGCAAGGGCATGGAGCGCAGCTACGAGCGCCTCGATCAGCTGCTGGCGCGCACGACCTCCACCGATCGAAAGGACACGCCATGACCAAGCTCACCTTGACCACCGAAGGCGACACGTTCGTCATCGTCACCCGCCGGTTCGCCGCGCCGCCGGCCGCCGTCTACCGCGCCCACGTCGAGCCCGCGCTGCTCCAGCAGTGGTGCCTGGGTCCCGACGGCTGGACCATGCCGGTCTGCATCAACGACGCGCGGGTCGGCGGCGCGATCCGCTACGAGTGGAGCGACGGCCAGGGCGGCGGCTTCCACCTGACCGGCGAGTTCCTCGAGGTCGAGCCGCCGCACCGCCTCGTGCACGTCGAGCGGATGTTCCTGCCCGATCCGACGCCGGACAACCACGTCGTGACGACGTTCACCGCCGACGGCGACGGCACGGTCGTGGTCATGCGCATGACGCTGCCCGACCGCGCGACCCGCGACGCGATGCTCGCGACCGGCATGGCCGACGGCATGGAGATGGGCTACCAGCGCCTCGACCGCAGCCTCGCGGCCTGAGCCGCGGGCCGACCCGGCGCCGCCGACCAGCTCGCTCAGGATGCGCGGGCCGCAGCGGGCCACAGCCGCGGGCGCGCGCCGCGGGCTCACTCGGTGACGAGCGGGCCGCAGGCGCCGGCGACGCAGTCGCAGACGCCGCCGCAGGCGTCGATGATCGTGCCGTCGTCGAGGAAGCGATCGATCTGATCCATGATGCGCGCGCGCCGGCGCGCGTTCTCGTGGGCCTGGTTGTTCATGGTGTTGAGCAGGTTGGTGGTGGGCGGCTTGGGCGTGGGATCCTCGTCGACGATCACCAGGCCCGACGTCGGCGCGGCGCCGGCGAGCGCGAGGCCGTACGGGATCGTGACCGCGGGCGCGGCCAGGTCCAGGCCCATCGTGCGGGCCTGCAGGAACGCGCCGAGGTTGGTCACCTGGGCGTCGCCGAGCGAGGTGTGCAGGAGGTAGCTCTTGCCGAGCGACGCGTCCCGGGCCAGCGGCGCCCAGTGCAGCGGATCGATCACGTCGAGGCCCATCTGCACGATCTGCTGCAGCAGCGTCTGGGTCAGCGGGTCGGGGTACGTGCCCTTGAACGGCAGGCTCAGCGTCGCCCAGTTGGTCGAGCGCTCGAACAGCAGGCTCCAGTTGGCGCCGCCGACGTTGAGGGCCGCGCGCCTCATGTGCGGATCGATCGCGTAGAGCGTGCTGCCCAGGATGTGGCCCTGCGAGATGCCGTAGAACGTGATCTCGGCGGTGGTGTCCGCGACCGAGGCGCCGGTGCCGTCGGTCAGGACCTGGGTCGCGAGCTGGGTCGGCGCGAGCGCGACCAGCGCCTCGACGTCGATCATGCCCTGGACGATGCGCTCGCCGAAGCCGATCACCTTGTCGAGGTTGCCGAGCGCGATCAGCGCGCTGGCCGCGTCCGGGTTCGACATGCCGCGCCAGTCGGTGCCGATGATGATGCGGCAGCTGCGGACCGCGAACGCCTGCAGGTAGGCGCCGCCGGTCTCCTCGATCCCGCCGAAGAAGCCGTGGCCGAACACGGTGATCGGCGCCGGCGCGGCCGCGGTGGCGCACTCCGGCACCAGCGCCACGCCGCGCGCCAGCGACGTGCTCCGCACCTCGGGCCGCCCCATCGAGTCGCGGGTCAGGCCGTCGCCGTCGCGCACGTCCGGGGCGTCGAACGAGAAGAAGACCCGCTTGGCCAGGCCGGGGCGGGGGGTGGTCTCGACGACGATGTCGTGGAGCGCGAGGTTGGCGCCGCCCGCGCCCTGGAAGGTCGCCGCGGCGTCGCGCGCGCCCAGCAGATCGCGCCGGAGCTCCTCGTCGGGGGCGGTCGTGAAGTCCCAGGCCAGGAGCAGGTCGTCGGTCGCGATGCCGGCGGCGGTGAGCGCGGCGAAGATGTCGGGGTAGCTCGGGCGCAGGGCCTCGAGCCGGGCGTTGTCGGTGGTGGCGCCCGACACGATCGCGGCGAAGCCCGCGGGCACCGCGATCGCCGCGCCGTCGGCGGCGCGCAGCGACTTCTTGATCGCGACCAGGTAGCGGTGGCCGCCCTCGAGGCGCGTGGTCGGCCGCAGGTACAGGGCCTGGCGGGCGCCGTCGTTGGGCAGGGCGTTGGCGTCGACCTCGGCGAAGTGCGCGACCAGCGCGCCGGTGGTGGCGTCGACGATCGCGGTCGGGCTGGCGGCGGTCAGGCTCGCGCCGATCGCGTCGAACCCGGCCAGGTTGCCGCCGTCGAGCTCGACGCCGAAGTGCGCGATGATCTGCGTGGCCGGCGAGTAGCCGCTGCGCCCGTTGATGTGCGCGGGATCGAACACCGCGCCGCCGTTGCCGGGCGGCACCGCGCCGGGCGGCACCGCCAGGACCACGCCGGTGGGCGAGGTCGCGTCGGCGACCAGGTAGCTCGACACCGGCCACGGCGCCAGGCACGCGCCGCCCTGCAGCGGGTTGCACGCCGGCGGGACGTCGAGCTTGACGACGTCGTCATCACCGCCGCAGGCGGCCGCGAGCGACACGAGGAGGGCCCAGCAAGGGAGTGCGCGCATCGCCGCGACGGTACCGCGATCGCGGCCGGTGGCGGTGCGCTTACCGCCTGGCGATGCGCACCGCCGCGGGCGAGCGCGCGCTCAGAAGCAGCAGCTGTCGCGGTAGCCGCAGCGCGGGCACTTGTAGTGCGCGTGCTCGGGCTCCATCAACGTGGCGCAGGTCGGGCACGTGATCGACAGGTCGGCCTTGCACATCGGCGGCACGGTGCCGCGGGCGCGCGGGCTGGTGGCGATCGGGGGGGCTGGCACGCTCGGCGCAAGCGGGCGGTTCATGGGCCAGAGCGTACCCGAGGGGGCTGATCATCGCGGGCGCGGCCCGCCCGGAGGCCGTGGTAACTACGCCAGCGATGAACGCTACCCTCCGGTTCTCGTCCGCGCTCCTGGTCGCCATCACCGTCGCTGCCTGCGGCGGCGGTGGCAAGGCTCCCGCGACCCCGGCCCCGCCGCCGACCGCCCCCGCGCCGACCCCGCCGACGCAGGATCCGCCGGCGCAGGTCGAGGGCCCGACCGCCGAGGAGTCGCTGACCTGGGTCCTCGCGACGATCGCGTCGGGCCAGGTCACCGCCGCCGACGTCGAGGCCCGGTTCGCGCCGGCCTTCCTCAAGCAGGTGCCGGCCGCGCAGCTCGTCACGATCTTCACCGCGCTCCACGATCAGCTGCCGCCGGTGAAGATCTTGAAGCAGGAGGGCCAGGCGCCGCGCACGCTGTCGGCGCTGCTCGACACCGGCTCGGGCGGGGTCCGCGTCGACGTCGCCATGAGCGCGACGCGGCCGCGCATGATCGAGGGCCTGCTGTTCAAGCCGGCCAGCGCCGAGGCGCCGCCCAAGACCTACGGCGACGCGGTCGCGATGCTCGAGAAGGCCGGCGGCAAGAGCCAGCTGTTCGTCGGGCAGCTGGTCAAGGGCGCGTGCGTCCCGAAGCAGAACCACAACACGACGATGAGCCTGGCGGTGGGCTCGACCTTCAAGCTGTACGTCCTGCTCGGGCTCGACGAGAAGATCCGCGGCGACAAGAAGCTGTCGTGGGACACCAAGCTGGCCGTGCGCGACGCCGGCAAGAGCCTGCCGTCGGGGACGATGCAGGACGAGGCCGCGGGCACCGAGCACACGCTGCGCGAGTTCGCGACCCAGATGATCTCGATCAGCGACAACACCGCGACCGATCACCTGATCGACTTCGTCGGCGACGCCGGGGTCGAGAAGGCGCTCAAGCTGGCCAAGCACGGCACGCCGGCCGCCAACATCCCGTTCCTGCGCACGCGCGAGCTGTTCGGCCTGAAGCTGACGGCCACGCCCGAGGAGCTGGCCGCGTACCGGAAGGCCAACGTGGCCGGCAAGCGCAAGCTCGCCGCCGAGCTGCGCGCGCGCCCGATCGACGTGGCCACCGCGATCAAGGACTGGGGCGACACGCCGCGCGCGCTCGATCTCGAGTGGTTCGGTGACGCCCGCGACCTGTGCAACGTCATGGCGACGCTGGGCACCCGGGCCAAGCTCAGCCCCGACGCCGAGCTGCTCAAGATCCTCAGCAAGAACGCGGGCGTCGAGATCGATCGCAGCCAGTGGAACTACGTCGGCTTCAAGGG
Coding sequences:
- a CDS encoding SRPBCC domain-containing protein, with protein sequence MTKLTLTTEGDTFVIVTRRFAAPPAAVYRAHVEPALLQQWCLGPDGWTMPVCINDARVGGAIRYEWSDGQGGGFHLTGEFLEVEPPHRLVHVERMFLPDPTPDNHVVTTFTADGDGTVVVMRMTLPDRATRDAMLATGMADGMEMGYQRLDRSLAA
- a CDS encoding serine hydrolase; translated protein: MNATLRFSSALLVAITVAACGGGGKAPATPAPPPTAPAPTPPTQDPPAQVEGPTAEESLTWVLATIASGQVTAADVEARFAPAFLKQVPAAQLVTIFTALHDQLPPVKILKQEGQAPRTLSALLDTGSGGVRVDVAMSATRPRMIEGLLFKPASAEAPPKTYGDAVAMLEKAGGKSQLFVGQLVKGACVPKQNHNTTMSLAVGSTFKLYVLLGLDEKIRGDKKLSWDTKLAVRDAGKSLPSGTMQDEAAGTEHTLREFATQMISISDNTATDHLIDFVGDAGVEKALKLAKHGTPAANIPFLRTRELFGLKLTATPEELAAYRKANVAGKRKLAAELRARPIDVATAIKDWGDTPRALDLEWFGDARDLCNVMATLGTRAKLSPDAELLKILSKNAGVEIDRSQWNYVGFKGGSEPGVMNLTWLLQRADGLWFVVVVAVNDDGHALDEGLIVNAATGTLAILGAEVALPTP